A portion of the Salminus brasiliensis chromosome 9, fSalBra1.hap2, whole genome shotgun sequence genome contains these proteins:
- the LOC140562133 gene encoding probable G-protein coupled receptor 148, whose translation MNMSNCTDAAEADSYMRVRVWASAAAFLILFVFNLLISWTIVREPRLRGHARFVLVFHLLVSACAYFALGFAFHLQAYQGAGLPPASCAALVMALTTSACSILLTITAMALDRYVAICFPLRYGGACRGAWPWLLGALTWGLAAVIPLTLYTDVYNRALKSCDRTTLKGGEVHKILLISACTLLILYSYARILCEGRRLGVLNRRNRAGCRTIALHGAQLAVYILPNFVNFVLHVLMKRGLLSCAAKERFAVIVFVFFSLAQCIAPVVYGLRKEELLEHLRHRFPCLNGRLKTLLEWTVGVVRPHGRTQQRERRMTSETLLSREISQTSV comes from the coding sequence ATGAATATGTCCAACTGCACGGACGCAGCGGAGGCAGACTCGTACATGCGCGTGCGAGTGTGGGCGTCGGCGGCAGCCTTCCTCATCCTTTTCGTCTTTAATCTGCTCATCAGCTGGACGATCGTTCGCGAGCCGCGGCTGCGCGGACACGCGCGCTTCGTGCTCGTCTTCCACCTGCTCGTGTCCGCGTGCGCCTACTTCGCCCTGGGCTTCGCCTTCCACCTGCAGGCGTACCAGGGCGCGGGCTTGCCCCCGGCCTCGTGCGCCGCACTCGTCATGGCGCTTACCACAAGCGCCTGCAGCATCCTGCTCACCATCACGGCCATGGCGCTGGACCGCTACGTGGCCATCTGCTTCCCGCTGCGCTACGGCGGCGCGTGCCGGGGCGCGTGGCCGTGGCTGCTGGGCGCGCTAACGTGGGGGCTCGCCGCTGTCATCCCACTCACCCTGTACACTGACGTTTACAATAGGGCCTTGAAGAGCTGCGACCGCACGACGCTGAAGGGCGGCGAGGTGCACAAGATCCTGCTGATCTCCGCGTGCACACTGCTCATCCTGTACAGCTACGCGCGCATCCTTTGCGAGGGGCGCCGTCTGGGCGTGCTGAACCGGCGCAACCGCGCTGGCTGCAGGACCATAGCGCTGCACGGCGCGCAGCTGGCCGTCTACATCCTGCCCAACTTCGTCAACTTCGTGCTGCACGTGCTTATGAAGCGGGGGTTGCTTAGCTGCGCTGCCAAGGAGCGCTTCGCCGTCATAGTCTTCGTCTTCTTCAGCCTGGCGCAGTGCATCGCGCCTGTCGTCTACGGCCTGCGCAAAGAGGAGCTGCTCGAGCACCTGCGGCACCGCTTCCCCTGCCTGAACGGCAGGCTCAAGACCCTCCTGGAGTGGACAGTCGGGGTGGTCCGGCCTCACGGAAGGACGCAACAGAG
- the ponzr1 gene encoding plac8 onzin related protein 1 yields the protein MAVQQQVISVTTHTTQSSGTWTTGICDCCSDMGTCCCALWCFPCMQCQTASQYGWCFCMPLLDCCLTVSCCLRSSMRERYGIHGSCCDDCCTLMFCYPCAWCQMSREVKIRAHATTSTVVTQQIHV from the exons ATGGCTGTCCAGCAACAAGTCATCTCAGTGACAACCCATACAACTCAGAGTTCTGGCACATGGACCACGGGCATCTGCGACTGCTGCTCCGACATGGGAACCT gttgCTGTGCACTGTGGTGTTTCCCATGTATGCAGTGTCAGACTGCATCCCAGTATGGCTGGTGCTTCTGCATGCCTCTTCTGGACTGCTGCCTGACCGTGTCCTGCTGCCTCCGCAGCAGCATGAGGGAGCGCTATGGCATTCAT GGCTCCTGCTGTGATGACTGCTGTACGCTTATGTTCTGCTACCCGTGTGCTTGGTGCCAGATGTCTCGCGAAGTAAAGATTCGTGCCCACGCCACAACTTCCACTGTTGTTACTCAGCAGATTCATGTCTAG
- the LOC140562135 gene encoding active breakpoint cluster region-related protein, producing the protein MELYSEALQYLTSHGLPVVEEEVEEVVGSDLFQDVFISETDWIPNSALHPEVPGLPDTPTYRSTEDMLEKRLLVLREILISEETYLSELETLLTPMKALRASAGTSQPVLSIEQVQTVFYQLPELRDLHRDFHSSLKAKLQSVDLEKGLPDQLQHLQVSVGDLFLKFVSQIGLYRGFIDNYESAVQIVRRCTLSNPRFRILAESMMSTKGSDTSRTKYTFEALLYKPLDRVTKTTLVLHDLLKHTPNDHLDSTLLQEALRLSSSFLSGVNEGSQHKTAVTLSRGERRQLVRDGFVVDVCEGGRNLRHLFLYTDLLLCVKLKGGTMGKPLHYRFCWYMPLAGMKMHWAVDQETSADLQLKISNMRAKMFHCRRALQEIMRESKGSVCRAAERCRRKLEACELWLLTHSPSFILELQSTNSKSHIVHLPSLYELDEWREAINRLKAEDLQTVPPDLLSLANSCVKLRMTQHPPLCCFQPDSVENSMCGSLCVVVHSACGLQQPASIYVCIEVDGFEIFDRKAQTCLSAYTLTPQWDQELVLQVDGARNLRLLCLSQSQEDIMGRATLQLDPVEMLKKWKKMTLNLGPIEVVISIRYIPHPLQPPSFTPLQQKSVFSVLIGDVARQEGVLVPHIVRSCVEEVERRGMEEEGIYRISGASSEIQALKHAFDTNYWEAMNKVRRVDVNAVSGTLKLYLRELPETLIPTDHFQSLSKTLDLTDPYVRADIMLSELQSFPDVNRNTLLFLLHHLKRVAMKEEQNKMSLSNLATVFGPSLLRPPVANPGQCGPPMDISQEVEIQVQVIYLYLQNQNLPEALTTKMLHTEEEP; encoded by the exons ATGGAGCTTTACTCAGAGGCGCTGCAGTACCTCACATCCCACGGTCTACCCG TGGTGGAAGAAGAGGTTGAGGAGGTTGTTGGATCAGACCTGTTCCAGGACGTGTTCATTTCGGAAACAGACTGGATTCCTAACAGTGCTTTACACCCTGAGGTCCCAGGACTTCCAGACACACCG ACCTACAGAAGCACAGAAGACATGCTGGAGAAGAGACTGCTGGTGCTCAGAGAGATTTTAATAAGTGAAGAGACCTACCTGTCTGAGCTGGAAACACTGCTTACG cCAATGAAAGCTCTGAGGGCATCAGCGGGTACATCTCAGCCTGTGTTGTCTATCGAGCAGGTCCAGACAGTGTTTTACCAGTTGCCAGAACTCAGAGATCTCCACAGAGACTTCCATAGCAGCCTCAAAGCCAAACTGCAGTCTGTGGACTTGGAAAAAGGTCTTCCCGACCAGCTGCAGCACCTTCAGGTGTCTGTGGGAGACCTCTTTCTGAAGTTT GTGAGCCAGATAGGACTGTACCGGGGGTTTATTGATAACTACGAGAGTGCGGTTCAAATCGTAAGGAGGTGCACCCTGTCAAACCCACGATTCCGAATCCTTGCCGAG AGCATGATGTCCACCAAAGGATCAGACACCTCCAGAACTAAATACACCTTTGAAG CTCTCCTCTACAAACCTCTGGACAGAGTGACTAAGACTACTTTAGTGCTGCAT GATCTTCTGAAACACACGCCAAATGATCACCTTGACAGTACACTGCTACAGGAAGCTCTGCGTCTTTCCAGCAGCTTCCTGTCTGGGGTCAATGAGGGGTCACAGCATAAGACTGCTGTCACTCTCAGCAGAGGAGAG AGGCGGCAGCTAGTGCGTGACGGGTTTGTGGTGGATGTCTGTGAGGGTGGACGCAATCTAAGACATCTGTTTCTGTACACAGATCTTCTGCTGTGTGTCAAACTGAAGGGCGGGACTATGGG gaagCCGCTACATTACAGGTTTTGTTGGTATATGCCACTAGCGGGTATGAAGATGCACTGGGCTGTAGATCAGGAAACGTCAGCTGACCTTCAGCTCAAAATCAGCAACATGAGAGCAAAGATGTTTCACTGTAGGCGTGCCCTTCAAGAGATAATG agagagagtaaagggtcTGTTTGCCGTGCTGCTGAGCGGTGTAGAAGGAAGCTTGAAGCCTGTGAACTCTGGCTTCTGACACACAGTCCATCTTTTATCTTAGAGTTGCAGAGCACCAACAGCAAA aGTCATATAGTTCACTTGCCATCTCTATATGAGCTTGATGAGTGGAGAGAGGCAATCAACAGACTCAAAGCAGAGG ATCTGCAGACGGTGCCACCAGACTTACTCTCTCTGGCCAATTCTTGTGTCAAGTTGCGAATGACTCAACATCCACCGCTTTGCTGCTTTCAGCCTG ACAGTGTGGAGAATAGCATGTGTGGAAGCCTGTGTGTGGTTGTGCATTCAGCCTGTGGTCTACAGCAGCCTGCGA GTATCTATGTGTGTATTGAAGTGGATGGCTTTGAGATTTTTGACAGGAAGGCCCAGACTTGCCTCTCTGCTTATACCCTGACACCACAATGGGACCAG GAGCTGGTGCTGCAGGTGGATGGAGCTCGCAATCTCCGTCTGCTGTGTCTTTCTCAGTCACAGGAGGATATCATGGGAAGAGCAACACTACAA TTAGATCCTGTTGAAATGCTAAAGAAGTGGAAGAAAATGACTCTGAATTTGGGTCCCATAGAGGTGGTCATCTCAATCAGATACATTCCCcaccccctacagccaccaagCTTCACCCCACTCCAGCAGAAGTCTGtattctctgttctgattggagaTGTAGCAAG ACAGGAGGGTGTGTTGGTGCCTCATATAGTGCGTTCCTGTGTGGAGGAGGTTGAGAGGAGAGGAATGGAAGAGGAAGGCATCTACAGAATCTCTGGAGCCAGCAGTGAGATTCAGGCTCTCAAACACGCATTTGACACCA ATTATTGGGAGGCTATGAATAAGGTGAGACGTGTGGATGTGAATGCAGTGTCTGGAACACTCAAGTTGTACTTGAGGGAACTACCTGAAACTCTCATTCCTACTGACCATTTCCAGAGTCTCTCCAAAACACTGG ACCTGACTGACCCTTACGTCAGAGCAGACATCATGTTGTCTGAGCTACAGTCCTTCCCTGATGTTAACCGCAACACTCTTCTCTTCCTCTTACATCACCTCAAACG AGTTGCCATGAAAGAGGAACAGAATAAGATGTCTCTCAGTAATCTGGCCACAGTATTTGGCCCCAGTCTCCTGCGCCCCCCAGTGGCCAACCCCGGTCAGTGTGGCCCACCTATGGACATCTCTCAAGAGGTTGAAATTCAG GTCCAAGTCATTTACCTCTACCTCCAGAATCAGAATCTTCCAGAGGCTCTCACTACCAAAATGCTGCACACAGAGGAAGAACCATGA